A genomic stretch from Anaerolineales bacterium includes:
- a CDS encoding exodeoxyribonuclease VII small subunit, with translation MPKAKPTKQPNFEQAFDELGSVVTRLETGELPLEEALALFERGQELAAVCAHLLDKAELRLKTLARDDLKAIEEDDLEDL, from the coding sequence ATGCCGAAGGCAAAACCCACCAAGCAGCCCAACTTCGAACAGGCCTTCGATGAACTGGGCAGCGTGGTCACTCGGCTGGAAACCGGCGAGCTCCCGCTCGAGGAGGCGCTGGCGCTGTTTGAACGCGGCCAGGAGCTGGCCGCCGTGTGCGCCCACCTGCTCGACAAGGCCGAGCTGAGGCTGAAGACACTGGCCCGCGACGACTTGAAGGCGATCGAAGAAGACGACCTGGAGGATCTTTGA
- a CDS encoding SIMPL domain-containing protein (The SIMPL domain is named for its presence in mouse protein SIMPL (signalling molecule that associates with mouse pelle-like kinase). Bacterial member BP26, from Brucella, was shown to assemble into a channel-like structure, while YggE from E. coli has been associated with resistance to oxidative stress.): MKRTLSLLGLILSALLLVGCTAVGSTAPATLATSGTGIENVTPDMVTVNLGVQTQDEDVSAAVSENNAAAQAITEAAGLVGVAPGDIQSTYFSVWSQPMYDEFGNPTDSVTYTVDHTLTIKLRDTARLGDLLQAAIKAGANNVQGVTFGLQDPTAAQDQAREKAMQDAQARAQMLASSAGVTLGKLKSASTTFSSPQPMYAVYAEGMGGGGGVPTAPGTQAVQVQVYLVYEIQ, from the coding sequence ATGAAACGTACACTCTCTCTTCTCGGGTTGATCCTGTCGGCGTTGCTCCTCGTCGGCTGCACCGCCGTCGGGAGCACCGCGCCGGCAACGTTGGCAACCAGCGGAACGGGGATCGAAAACGTCACGCCAGACATGGTGACCGTCAATCTGGGCGTCCAGACACAGGATGAAGACGTGTCGGCTGCTGTCAGCGAAAACAACGCCGCTGCCCAGGCCATCACGGAGGCCGCCGGGCTGGTGGGCGTAGCACCCGGCGACATCCAATCCACCTACTTTAGCGTCTGGTCGCAGCCGATGTATGACGAGTTCGGCAATCCGACAGACTCTGTGACCTACACCGTTGACCACACGCTGACGATCAAGCTGCGCGACACGGCTCGCCTCGGCGATCTACTGCAGGCGGCGATCAAGGCCGGCGCCAACAACGTCCAGGGTGTGACCTTTGGTCTACAGGATCCGACCGCCGCCCAGGATCAGGCCCGCGAGAAGGCAATGCAGGACGCCCAGGCCCGCGCCCAGATGCTGGCCTCAAGCGCCGGCGTCACCCTGGGCAAATTGAAATCGGCCAGCACGACCTTCAGCTCGCCGCAACCTATGTACGCGGTCTACGCCGAGGGGATGGGCGGCGGCGGCGGTGTGCCGACCGCCCCAGGCACGCAGGCGGTCCAGGTGCAGGTGTATCTGGTCTACGAGATCCAGTAG
- a CDS encoding SIMPL domain-containing protein (The SIMPL domain is named for its presence in mouse protein SIMPL (signalling molecule that associates with mouse pelle-like kinase). Bacterial member BP26, from Brucella, was shown to assemble into a channel-like structure, while YggE from E. coli has been associated with resistance to oxidative stress.): MSRTRLWMPIAVAAGLILTACSALGTSSTTPDTLSVTGTGVVVVPPDIVTLTLGVQTRGAEIGSAVAENNLLAGRVMQALSEAGVAPEDMQTTYFNVYTQPKYDEFGNPTGEQIYFVDNTLTAVLRDPAKLGDALQQALTAGANSVQGVVYGVDDLTPALDEARRLAIADAQRQAEQMAAAAGVTLGEVYTVSDTTGGPVPYYEAMVGGKGGAAAGVPTAPGSLTYQVQVGLSYILP, from the coding sequence ATGTCCAGAACCCGCTTGTGGATGCCCATCGCAGTGGCGGCCGGCCTGATCCTGACGGCCTGCTCGGCGTTGGGAACGTCCTCGACGACGCCGGACACGCTGTCCGTGACCGGGACGGGGGTCGTGGTCGTGCCACCGGATATCGTCACCCTGACCCTTGGGGTGCAGACCCGGGGCGCCGAGATCGGGTCGGCCGTAGCCGAGAACAACCTGCTGGCCGGCCGAGTGATGCAGGCGTTGTCAGAGGCCGGCGTGGCGCCGGAGGATATGCAGACCACCTACTTCAACGTGTACACCCAGCCCAAGTACGACGAATTTGGCAATCCAACGGGGGAGCAGATCTATTTCGTCGACAACACGCTAACCGCCGTATTGCGCGACCCGGCGAAGCTCGGCGACGCCTTGCAGCAGGCGCTGACGGCCGGCGCCAACAGCGTCCAGGGCGTGGTGTATGGCGTGGACGATCTGACCCCGGCGTTGGATGAGGCCCGGCGGCTGGCGATCGCCGATGCGCAGCGCCAGGCCGAGCAGATGGCGGCAGCCGCCGGCGTCACCCTGGGGGAGGTCTACACCGTCTCAGACACCACGGGCGGACCGGTGCCGTACTACGAGGCGATGGTGGGTGGCAAGGGCGGGGCCGCAGCCGGCGTGCCGACCGCCCCGGGCAGCCTGACCTATCAGGTGCAGGTCGGCCTGTCGTACATCCTTCCTTGA
- a CDS encoding divergent PAP2 family protein has protein sequence MLYGLLHNPALISALVAWAIAQGAKAPVEYLRTRTWDWSLYLRAGGMPSSHTALVVAVAHGIGLTEGFGSAAFALALVVAMIVVYDATGVRRQAGLHAEVINALLRDLVAGHPLKQEELIELLGHSPLEALVGGLLGLCVAQLLAPQLPAA, from the coding sequence GTGCTCTACGGCCTGCTGCATAACCCGGCGCTGATCAGTGCCCTCGTGGCCTGGGCCATCGCCCAGGGAGCCAAGGCTCCGGTTGAGTATCTGCGCACCCGCACTTGGGATTGGTCACTATACCTTCGAGCCGGCGGCATGCCCTCCTCCCACACGGCGCTGGTTGTGGCGGTGGCGCATGGCATTGGCCTGACCGAGGGCTTCGGCTCGGCGGCCTTCGCCCTGGCGTTGGTGGTGGCCATGATTGTCGTCTACGATGCAACCGGGGTGAGGCGGCAGGCCGGTCTGCACGCCGAAGTGATCAATGCCCTGCTGCGTGACTTGGTCGCCGGGCACCCGCTCAAGCAGGAAGAGCTGATCGAGCTGCTCGGCCATTCCCCGCTGGAGGCGCTGGTCGGGGGCCTGCTCGGCCTATGTGTGGCCCAGCTTCTGGCTCCGCAGCTGCCCGCTGCTTGA
- the corA gene encoding magnesium/cobalt transporter CorA, translating into MIRAQHLPVKGTLRALAPTELNPRLLRASQGTVWVDFEAEPIETCEPILRDVFRFHPLAIDDALRETHIPKLDDWGDYLYIAFHSVGFDLDGGPHVDTREVDFFLGKGYLVSHHDEPIPMVNKIWERCQKDQRILGEGPDHALYLVLDELVNSYMGAFSEIDEAVDALEDAILESSSRETLADIFHLKRALVTLRRTLAPQREVLNGLARNDYEVIDARDRVYFRDVYDHLVRLFDINESMRDQVGGALETYLSATNNRMNEIMKTLTVITTMFMPISFIASFFGMNFFSPNMPLPAWTGRAAFAVMLALTMGIPLSFYFWARRRGWVGG; encoded by the coding sequence ATGATTCGAGCCCAGCATCTTCCAGTCAAGGGAACCCTGCGGGCCCTGGCGCCGACGGAGCTCAACCCGCGGCTGTTGCGCGCCTCCCAGGGAACCGTGTGGGTCGACTTCGAGGCGGAGCCGATCGAGACCTGTGAGCCAATCCTGCGCGATGTCTTCCGTTTCCATCCACTGGCCATCGACGACGCCCTGCGCGAGACCCACATCCCGAAGCTGGACGATTGGGGAGACTACCTGTATATCGCTTTCCATTCCGTGGGCTTCGACCTGGACGGGGGCCCCCACGTGGACACTCGGGAGGTGGATTTCTTCCTGGGAAAGGGATACCTCGTCAGCCACCATGATGAGCCGATCCCAATGGTCAACAAGATCTGGGAGCGCTGTCAGAAGGACCAGCGCATCCTCGGGGAAGGCCCCGACCACGCTCTGTACTTGGTCCTGGACGAGCTGGTCAACAGCTACATGGGCGCATTCTCCGAGATCGACGAAGCCGTCGATGCCCTGGAGGACGCAATCCTCGAGAGCTCTTCGAGGGAAACGCTGGCCGACATCTTCCACCTCAAGCGGGCGCTGGTGACCTTGCGCAGGACACTGGCGCCGCAGCGCGAGGTGCTGAACGGGCTTGCCCGCAACGACTACGAAGTGATTGACGCGCGGGATCGGGTGTACTTCCGCGATGTCTACGATCACCTGGTGCGCCTGTTCGATATCAACGAGTCCATGCGGGACCAGGTGGGCGGCGCCCTCGAGACCTATCTCTCAGCCACCAACAATCGCATGAACGAGATTATGAAGACGCTGACGGTGATCACCACGATGTTCATGCCGATCTCGTTCATTGCCAGCTTCTTTGGGATGAACTTCTTTTCCCCGAACATGCCGCTCCCGGCGTGGACGGGGCGGGCGGCCTTCGCTGTGATGCTGGCGCTAACAATGGGCATCCCGCTGAGCTTCTACTTCTGGGCCCGACGGCGGGGTTGGGTGGGAGGATGA
- a CDS encoding thioesterase family protein — protein sequence MLDEHLPLEPEFRQGRGPVLARTEIDYLRPLRFGDVAVGRMWLAGVRRASWSLQAEFVAGEDVVARALQVGVLVDYATLKPLPVPDVLRRSLPAGTQVGPIEGGGQ from the coding sequence ATGCTGGATGAGCACCTGCCGCTCGAACCGGAATTCCGTCAAGGCAGGGGGCCGGTCCTGGCGCGCACGGAGATCGACTACCTTCGACCGCTTCGTTTTGGCGACGTCGCCGTGGGTCGGATGTGGTTGGCGGGAGTGCGGCGGGCGAGTTGGTCTCTCCAGGCGGAGTTCGTGGCCGGGGAGGACGTGGTCGCCCGGGCGCTGCAAGTGGGGGTGCTCGTCGACTATGCCACGCTCAAGCCGCTGCCGGTCCCGGACGTGCTCCGGCGCAGCCTGCCCGCCGGGACGCAGGTCGGGCCGATCGAGGGCGGCGGGCAGTGA
- the murJ gene encoding murein biosynthesis integral membrane protein MurJ, with translation MNAGDRQIARGTLVVMAGLAVSSLAGLLTTMLVSRAFGTQAEIDAFYAANRLPELLFLLMAGGALASAFVPTFTGFLTRHDQPGAWRLASAVGNLVTLVLLAASLLAAVGARWLVTHVLAPGFTDPAQIDLTTSLMRILLIAPAIFGLSGLVMGILNAHQRFALPALAPAFYRVGWILGLWLLVPRMGIYGLAWGVVLGAGLHLAIQVPGLLRLGGHYVASLGGGNPAVAEVGRLMLPRLLGVAVVQVNFVVNTILASGMPEGSVAALTFAFSLMIMPQAVIAQSSAIAALPTFSAQFARGELDSLRASLGKTLRAVFFLALPASLGLVLLSTPIVSALFERGAFSAQSTEMVAWALVWFAVGLVGHSLLEIVSRAFYALHDTRTPVLVGVAAMTLNVLLSLLLAQAFIQIGWMPHGALALANSLATGLECVVLLGLIRRRLGGLEAAPLRPGLVATLMASGAMSLCLVGWLSLTASRSAVVVALGGVVLGFVVFIVVAASLKAPEPLALWRAARRRLAQG, from the coding sequence ATGAACGCCGGCGATCGGCAGATTGCGCGCGGCACCCTTGTCGTGATGGCCGGGCTTGCCGTCTCCAGCCTGGCCGGCCTGCTGACAACGATGCTGGTCTCGCGGGCGTTCGGCACTCAGGCCGAGATCGATGCCTTCTATGCCGCCAACCGTCTGCCGGAGTTGCTGTTTCTGTTGATGGCCGGCGGCGCGCTGGCCTCGGCATTCGTCCCGACCTTCACCGGCTTCCTCACCCGCCACGATCAGCCCGGCGCCTGGCGATTGGCGTCGGCTGTCGGCAATCTGGTGACTCTGGTGCTGCTGGCGGCCTCGCTGTTGGCGGCGGTTGGCGCCCGCTGGCTGGTCACCCATGTCCTGGCCCCCGGCTTTACCGACCCCGCCCAGATCGACCTGACGACCTCTCTGATGCGCATCCTGCTGATCGCTCCGGCGATCTTCGGCCTCAGCGGACTGGTGATGGGGATCCTCAATGCCCACCAACGGTTCGCGCTACCGGCGCTGGCGCCGGCTTTCTACCGAGTGGGCTGGATCCTCGGCCTGTGGCTGCTCGTGCCCCGGATGGGCATCTATGGTCTGGCGTGGGGCGTGGTGCTGGGAGCCGGGCTGCATCTGGCGATTCAGGTCCCGGGGCTGCTGCGGCTTGGCGGCCACTACGTCGCAAGTCTGGGCGGCGGCAATCCGGCCGTGGCCGAGGTTGGCCGACTGATGCTGCCTCGCCTGCTGGGCGTAGCGGTTGTGCAGGTCAACTTCGTGGTCAACACGATCCTGGCCTCCGGCATGCCGGAGGGCAGCGTGGCGGCGCTGACATTTGCCTTCTCATTGATGATCATGCCGCAGGCCGTGATCGCCCAGTCCTCGGCCATCGCCGCCTTGCCGACCTTCTCGGCTCAGTTCGCCCGAGGAGAGTTGGACTCGCTGCGCGCCTCCCTGGGCAAGACGCTGCGGGCGGTGTTCTTCCTAGCATTGCCAGCCAGTCTGGGATTGGTGCTGCTGAGCACACCTATCGTCTCGGCTCTGTTCGAGCGCGGGGCATTCAGCGCCCAGTCCACGGAAATGGTCGCCTGGGCATTGGTGTGGTTCGCGGTCGGCCTGGTCGGGCACTCACTCCTGGAGATCGTCAGCCGCGCCTTCTACGCCCTGCACGATACTCGCACGCCGGTGCTGGTCGGCGTGGCGGCGATGACGCTCAACGTCCTGCTCAGCCTGCTGCTCGCGCAGGCTTTCATTCAGATCGGCTGGATGCCGCACGGCGCCCTGGCGCTGGCGAATTCCCTGGCCACTGGCCTGGAGTGTGTCGTGCTGCTGGGGTTGATCCGCCGCCGCTTGGGCGGCCTGGAGGCCGCTCCCCTGCGTCCGGGCCTAGTGGCCACGCTCATGGCCTCGGGCGCCATGTCGCTCTGTCTCGTCGGGTGGCTGAGCCTGACGGCGAGTCGCTCGGCTGTCGTGGTTGCGCTTGGGGGCGTTGTGTTGGGATTCGTGGTCTTCATCGTCGTTGCCGCCAGCCTCAAGGCTCCCGAGCCGCTGGCACTGTGGCGGGCGGCGCGCCGCCGCCTGGCTCAGGGTTGA
- a CDS encoding D-2-hydroxyacid dehydrogenase, whose protein sequence is MQYNPLMAEVHVLLTLPFPDPLLERLRTISPDLRIHQHTARTADDLPQDLLPDVEILYTLSSLPLPEQAPSLRWVQFHHAGIDHVLDHPLLRSNITITTLSGAAAPQMGEFVLTSILALGHRLPRLERDKREKRWAEDRFERFRPFELRGSTVGILGYGSVGREVARLCRAFGAHVLASKRDLMHPEDVEYQPSGLGDPGGELIDRLYPPQATGSMASLCDFLVVTVPLTSETRGLVGRSVFRSMKPSAFLIDVSRGGVVDHGALVEALTVKRLAGAALDVYPVEPLPESSPLWEMANVILSPHIAGASGEYFERALDVFRENLRRYLAGQPLLNRYDRQRGY, encoded by the coding sequence GTGCAGTACAATCCTCTCATGGCGGAAGTGCATGTCCTGCTGACCCTGCCCTTTCCCGATCCGCTGCTCGAACGGCTGCGCACCATCTCCCCCGATCTCCGTATCCACCAGCACACCGCCCGGACGGCGGACGACCTGCCCCAGGATCTGCTGCCGGATGTGGAAATTCTGTACACCCTGTCCAGCCTTCCCCTGCCCGAGCAGGCGCCCAGCCTGCGCTGGGTCCAGTTCCACCACGCCGGGATCGACCATGTACTGGACCACCCCCTGCTGCGGTCCAACATTACCATCACCACCCTCAGTGGGGCGGCGGCACCGCAGATGGGGGAATTCGTCCTGACCAGCATCCTGGCGTTGGGGCACCGCTTACCGCGCCTGGAGCGGGACAAACGCGAGAAACGCTGGGCGGAGGATCGGTTCGAACGCTTCCGGCCGTTCGAGCTGCGCGGCAGCACGGTGGGCATCCTCGGGTACGGCAGCGTCGGGCGGGAGGTCGCCCGTCTGTGCCGCGCCTTCGGCGCCCATGTCCTGGCCTCCAAGCGCGACCTGATGCACCCCGAAGACGTCGAATACCAGCCCAGCGGGCTGGGCGATCCCGGCGGCGAGCTGATCGACCGGCTGTATCCGCCCCAGGCCACCGGCTCCATGGCCTCCCTGTGCGATTTCCTGGTCGTGACTGTGCCGTTGACGAGCGAAACGCGAGGCCTCGTGGGGAGAAGCGTCTTCAGAAGCATGAAACCCAGTGCCTTCCTGATCGATGTCTCGCGCGGCGGAGTCGTCGACCACGGGGCGCTGGTGGAAGCCCTGACGGTGAAGCGGCTGGCCGGCGCCGCGCTTGATGTGTACCCGGTCGAGCCGCTGCCGGAGAGCAGCCCGCTTTGGGAGATGGCCAACGTGATCCTGTCGCCGCACATTGCAGGGGCCTCAGGGGAGTATTTCGAGCGAGCGTTGGACGTCTTCCGCGAAAACCTGCGCCGCTACCTGGCCGGCCAACCGCTGCTCAACCGCTACGATCGCCAGCGCGGCTACTGA